Proteins encoded by one window of Arachis ipaensis cultivar K30076 chromosome B04, Araip1.1, whole genome shotgun sequence:
- the LOC107638274 gene encoding 15-cis-zeta-carotene isomerase, chloroplastic (The sequence of the model RefSeq protein was modified relative to this genomic sequence to represent the inferred CDS: added 50 bases not found in genome assembly) produces MASSLLLSTTTSFTSNHHSSPPLSTHPSNSISVRLNPNQTHRFQKCLLFHHFNSSRTIPFLLSSRRGFDVVRTSIRDADAETEQDSSLVGEDSAAFELGQQKLSSWVYFSVILGTVLFVLNVAWIDDSTGFGKAFVDAVSGVSDSHEVVMLILILIFACVHSGLASLRDSGEKLIGERAYRVLFAGISLPLALSTIVYFINHRYDGVQLWQLQSAPGVHELVWISNFISFFFLYPSTFNLLEVAAVDKPKLHLWETGIIRITRHPQMVGQVMWCLAHTIWIGNSVAIAASIGLIAHHLFGVWNGDRRLALRYGEDFELVKGRTSVVPFAAIIDGRQKLPKDFYKEFIRVPYLAITAMTLGAYFAHPLMQAASFRLHW; encoded by the exons CCACTCTTCCCCACCCCTTTCCACACACCCGTCCAACTCAATCTCAGTTCGCCTTAATCCCAACCAAACACATCGATTCCAAAAATGCTTGTTATTCCATCACTTCAACTCTTCTCGTACAATTCCGTTCTTGCTTTCTTCTCGTCGGGGATTCGATGTTGTTCGCACTTCAATTCGAGACGCAGATGCCGAAACAGAACAAGATTCGAGTCTTGTTGGTGAGGACTCTGCGGCGTTTGAATTGGGCCAACAGAAACTATCTTCGTGGGTTTACTTTTCCGTTATTCTCGGAACGGTGCTGTTTGTTCTCAACGTTGCTTGGATTGATGATTCAACCGGTTTTGGAAAGGCTTTCGTTGACGCCGTTTCAGGTGTTTCTGATAGTCATGAG GTGGTGATGTTGATCCTAATTCTCATATTTGCATGTGTCCATAGTGGCTTAGCTAGCCTCCGGGACTCTGGTGAGAAACTTATTGGAGAAAGAGCATACCGTGTTCTTTTCGCAGGGATATCGCTTCCTTTGGCTCTCAGTACCATT GTGTATTTCATTAACCACAGATATGACGGAGTTCAACTATGGCAGCTCCAAAGTGCTCCTGGGGTTCATGAACTTGTGTGGATCTCTAATTtcatctctttcttttttctgtaTCCTTCGACATTTAATCTTTTAGAGGTTGCAGCAGTTGACAAGCCTAAATTACATCTCTGGGAAACTGGGATCATAAGAATAACAAGGCACCCACAG ATGGTTGGGCAGGTTATGTGGTGTCTAGCTCACACGATTTGGATCGGAAATTCTGTGGCTATTGCAGCTTCAATAGGCTTAATTGCGCATCATCTATTTGGTGTTTGGAATGGAGACAGGAGACTGGCTTTAAGGTATGGGGAAGATTTTGAGTTAGTTAAGGGTCGAACAAGTGTTGTCCCTTTCGCCGCAATTATCGATGGCCGGCAAAAGCTGCCAAAAGATTTCTACAAGGAGTTCATTCGAGTGCCATACTTAGCAATCACTGCAATGACACTAGGAGCATACTTTGCGCACCCTCTTATGCAGGCTGCTAGTTTCAGGCTTCATTGGTAG